The Pseudomonas sp. S06B 330 genome contains the following window.
CGAGCCGATCTTCGAAAAACCGTTAAAAGATATTTCTTTCGGCCAGGTACTGATGCGCCTGTTCCAGACCGCGCGCCGCTTCAACATGGAAGTTCAGCCTCAACTGGTGCTGCTGCAAAAGACCCTGCTCAACATCGAAGGCCTGGGTCGTCAGCTCTACCCCGAGCTGGACCTGTGGAGCACCGCCCAGCCCTTCCTGGAGCGTTGGATGCGCGAGCGGGTCAGCCCCAAGACCCTGCTGCAGAACCTGCACGGCCAGGTCGAACAGATCCCACACCTGGCCGGTATGACCCGCGACCTGCTCGAACGCATGTCACAGCCGCATTTGGCTGACCCGCCTAGCCCCTGGCAGCAGAAGGGTGATGGCTGGGCCTTACGCCTGCTCGGTGCCGGGTTGCTCGGCGGTGGAGCGACCCTGGCCGCCGGTGCGGTCAGCCTCAGCGCCCCGGCCGCCTGGCCCGCCTGGTTGATGCTGGCCGCCGGCCTTTACCTGATCGTGCGTCGATAGCCAGCCGCGTCGCTGACTGGCACACTAGCGCAAGGGGCCGGCAGAGGATCGAGCCTCTCGTTTTGGAGTCGTACATGAAAGACTGGCTGGACGAGATCAACTGGAACAGCGATGGCCTGGTACCGGCTATCGCCCAGGACCACAAAACCGGGCGCGTGCTGATGATGGCCTGGATGAACCGCGAGTCGCTGGCGCTGACCGCCGCCGAGCAGCGAGCCATCTACTGGTCGCGTTCGCGTGGCAAACTGTGGCGTAAGGGCGAAGAATCAGGGCACGTGCAAAAACTGCATGAAATGCGCCTGGACTGCGACGCCGACGTGATCATCCTGATGGTCGAGCAACTGGGGCATATTGCTTGCCATACCGGTCGTGAAAGCTGCTTCTACCGTGTTTACCAGAACGGTGAGTGGCAGACCGTCGACCCTGTCCTCAAAGACCCCAACGCCATCTACAACGCAGGACACTGACATGAGCGACACCCTCACCCGCCTGGCCGAAGTGCTGGAAGCGCGCAAAGGCGCCGAACCTGACAGCTCCTACGTGGCTAGCCTGTACCATAAGGGTCTGAACAAGATTTTGGAAAAGCTCGGCGAAGAAT
Protein-coding sequences here:
- the hisI gene encoding phosphoribosyl-AMP cyclohydrolase, producing MKDWLDEINWNSDGLVPAIAQDHKTGRVLMMAWMNRESLALTAAEQRAIYWSRSRGKLWRKGEESGHVQKLHEMRLDCDADVIILMVEQLGHIACHTGRESCFYRVYQNGEWQTVDPVLKDPNAIYNAGH